A section of the Delphinus delphis chromosome 1, mDelDel1.2, whole genome shotgun sequence genome encodes:
- the CITED4 gene encoding cbp/p300-interacting transactivator 4 has product MADHLMLAEGYSLVPRPPPAAPAHGPHALRTLQPYSGPGLDSGLRPRGAPLGPPPPLPGALAYGAFGPPPAFQPFPAVPPPAAGSAHLQPVATLYPGRATAPPGASGGTPGPQPVPGAPAPPLLPPAHALGGMDAELIDEEALTSLELELGLHRVRDLPELFLGQSEFDCFSDLGSAQPAGSVSC; this is encoded by the coding sequence ATGGCCGACCACCTGATGCTCGCCGAGGGCTACAGCCTGGTGCCGAGGCCGCCGCCTGCCGCGCCCGCCCATGGCCCTCACGCGCTTCGGACGCTGCAGCCCTACTCGGGCCCGGGCCTGGACAGTGGGTTGCGGCCGCGGGGGGCTCCGCTGGGCCCGCCGCCGCCTCTACCGGGGGCCCTGGCGTACGGGGCCTTCGGGCCGCCGCCTGCCTTCCAGCCCTTTCCGGCCGTGCCACCGCCGGCCGCTGGCAGCGCGCACCTGCAGCCCGTGGCGACGCTGTACCCGGGCCGCGCCACCGCGCCCCCCGGCGCCTCGGGAGGAACTCCGGGCCCGCAGCCGGTGCCAGGCGCCCCGGCCCCGCCACTGCTGCCGCCCGCGCACGCCCTGGGAGGCATGGACGCCGAACTCATCGACGAGGAGGCGCTGACGTCGCTGGAGCTGGAGCTCGGGCTGCACCGCGTGCGCGATCTGCCCGAGCTCTTCCTGGGCCAGAGCGAGTTCGACTGCTTCTCGGACTTGGGGTCGGCGCAGCCCGCCGGCTCGGTGAGCTGCTGA